The Methanosphaera sp. BMS genome contains a region encoding:
- a CDS encoding right-handed parallel beta-helix repeat-containing protein, translating to MFKRKYLIVFLTLLFAFMSVAVAADANDSTVDTTVISDDVPTAISNVQEQTTVSENNIITKETRNLKQDPTPIIVNSEADFNNLFDSDGYLTGVTDGSTIKINADISKNDKSYIINKAINLTSDNNNTIDLNTSMGYNLPNSQLHYTSFNFVAGAAGSNITNIHFHNTEIYVNNTNSIVFDGVSVTVTDNSVGTEVGIMSIRDDSTNITVKNSYFNTNNNGGYSTLVLAGTSYSTIDNNTIIGSGTVGNLLYLTTYNVANIAEDDIELNSYNNITNNTITGPSTASGICYGIALTGHDNLIANNIVNMAGQGITTQWAYTDPATPEIGNNSERYKGNNYTNNTINGGALFKATNNSTIENNTFTGTVTSGANSTLTNNTITKKVTAQTGSSLYNNTIFNGVLINGQNVRLIDNNISKTVNTTYDNIYIEYNHICGKIKVPTTTTNVTVQNNIYCKDTISGNPTIFVNNTHCTGSCTANTCGCSHDTPNSMGNLKGAGQIIEITSDNIYEYFEFDDEEFYMPRSIQNRNAGNTFIFDQSAFDEMKQADYVTLSCPNATFTAKDNPTFNTILFITDTPNYIGNFTVKYNKNKDHYYAGVMYLSGGMTKKEMPCVIENITVTVDYDFDLPDETIRMIVIQCDKDPSHIAYDEDGNPYLLEYVIRNSNINMNIPSDDINWEGSAKPIIIPIELVSTVQGNTGNDTGKNCIIENNNITLNESEYYGNYSTIWSIFNCKNNTKILNNNMYMSGEKYLYAIENAASNTTISGNNIVVNGTHYTAGVYITGLNMQNNTVENNNITLYSGYGHAGTNGKEEDSGYAVVIEDRGYGGKTYDENKGSAVYNNKILNNNITTYGNNPYSIEHFGGKNTTIAGNNITAHGYNPTGIALTGVNVTIENNTIKSYALTNITGGTVDYFPAVSTGVLLQWSKNTTLNNNVIEVENGTGVTANKYTELYIINNNITTTDDYAVALYGVVDASVTENTLIARSLKGDAAVNDDDGTGNIIQDNQPAEPVKEYSLQIDTTEFTQGTNATITASIYYGEDIATDINKGKISFKVNGKTLKDANGKVIYAKVVNGTAIIENYQIPDTWTNKTVIQAIYSGSNQLEKMTSEKTNITVTSKELTLTTSDVTATAGSTVTLTATLSDNTINIGKVVFKVNGKSIKDANGKVIYAKVANGQVSVEYTLPEDMKAKDYNITAVFLSPDYERIEDTKTLTVN from the coding sequence ATGTTTAAAAGAAAATACTTAATTGTTTTTCTTACATTGCTCTTTGCTTTTATGAGTGTAGCTGTGGCCGCTGATGCTAATGATTCAACAGTTGACACAACTGTTATATCAGATGATGTTCCAACGGCTATCTCAAACGTACAGGAGCAGACAACTGTAAGTGAAAATAATATAATAACAAAAGAAACAAGGAATTTAAAACAGGATCCGACACCAATAATCGTTAATTCAGAAGCAGATTTTAATAATCTGTTTGATTCTGACGGTTATTTAACTGGTGTAACGGATGGTTCAACAATTAAAATTAATGCCGACATTTCAAAAAATGACAAATCATATATTATTAACAAGGCCATTAATTTAACAAGTGATAACAATAACACAATAGATTTAAATACTTCTATGGGATATAATCTTCCCAACAGTCAGTTACATTATACGTCATTTAACTTTGTAGCAGGAGCTGCCGGCTCCAACATCACGAACATACATTTCCATAACACTGAAATATATGTAAACAATACAAACAGTATTGTATTTGATGGTGTTAGTGTTACCGTTACAGATAATAGTGTAGGTACAGAAGTAGGAATAATGTCAATACGTGATGATTCAACCAATATCACAGTTAAAAACAGTTATTTCAATACAAACAATAATGGTGGATACAGCACATTAGTGCTTGCCGGAACCAGTTATTCAACAATAGATAATAACACCATAATTGGAAGTGGAACTGTTGGTAATTTACTGTATTTAACCACATACAATGTAGCAAATATAGCAGAGGATGATATTGAATTAAATTCATATAACAATATAACAAATAACACTATAACCGGTCCAAGTACAGCATCCGGCATCTGCTATGGTATTGCATTAACAGGTCATGACAACCTCATAGCAAACAATATTGTTAACATGGCTGGTCAGGGTATAACAACCCAATGGGCTTATACCGATCCTGCAACTCCGGAAATAGGTAACAATAGTGAACGATATAAAGGAAACAATTATACTAACAATACAATAAATGGTGGTGCGTTATTCAAGGCAACCAATAACAGTACTATTGAAAACAACACATTTACGGGTACCGTTACAAGTGGTGCTAACTCAACACTAACTAACAATACAATTACTAAAAAAGTTACTGCTCAGACCGGTTCATCATTATACAATAACACTATATTTAATGGCGTGTTAATAAATGGTCAAAATGTTCGATTAATTGACAATAATATCAGCAAAACAGTCAATACGACATATGATAATATATACATAGAATATAATCACATTTGTGGTAAAATTAAAGTACCGACAACCACAACAAATGTTACCGTACAAAACAATATCTACTGTAAAGATACTATTTCCGGCAATCCAACCATATTTGTCAATAACACTCATTGTACTGGCAGTTGTACAGCAAATACATGTGGATGTAGTCATGATACACCTAATTCCATGGGAAATCTAAAAGGTGCTGGTCAAATAATTGAAATTACTAGTGATAATATATATGAGTACTTTGAATTTGATGATGAAGAATTTTATATGCCACGTTCAATACAAAATCGTAATGCGGGTAATACATTTATATTTGATCAATCAGCATTTGATGAAATGAAACAGGCTGATTATGTGACGTTAAGCTGTCCTAATGCAACATTTACCGCTAAGGATAATCCTACCTTTAACACAATATTATTCATCACAGATACTCCAAATTACATTGGAAATTTCACTGTTAAATATAATAAAAATAAAGATCATTACTATGCAGGAGTTATGTATTTAAGCGGTGGAATGACTAAAAAAGAGATGCCATGTGTTATAGAAAACATTACGGTAACGGTAGATTATGATTTCGACTTACCTGATGAAACCATTAGGATGATTGTAATTCAATGTGATAAAGACCCATCTCATATAGCTTATGATGAGGATGGAAATCCATATCTATTGGAATATGTAATTAGAAACTCAAATATTAACATGAATATACCTTCTGATGATATAAACTGGGAAGGAAGTGCTAAACCTATTATCATACCTATAGAATTAGTATCTACTGTACAGGGAAATACCGGTAATGATACAGGTAAAAACTGCATTATTGAAAATAACAATATTACACTAAATGAATCAGAATACTATGGTAACTATTCAACAATATGGTCCATATTCAACTGTAAAAACAATACAAAAATACTTAACAACAATATGTACATGAGTGGAGAAAAATATCTGTATGCAATAGAAAATGCCGCATCCAACACCACAATATCAGGTAACAACATTGTAGTCAACGGTACACACTACACTGCAGGTGTATATATAACCGGATTAAATATGCAGAATAACACTGTAGAAAACAATAATATTACACTATACTCAGGTTACGGACATGCAGGAACCAATGGTAAAGAAGAAGACAGCGGATATGCAGTTGTAATTGAGGACAGAGGATATGGCGGAAAAACATATGATGAAAACAAGGGAAGTGCAGTATACAACAACAAAATACTAAACAACAACATCACCACATACGGTAATAACCCATACAGTATAGAACACTTCGGTGGAAAAAACACTACAATAGCAGGAAACAACATAACAGCACATGGATACAACCCAACAGGTATAGCACTCACAGGAGTAAATGTAACCATAGAAAACAACACCATAAAATCATATGCACTTACCAACATAACCGGTGGAACAGTAGACTACTTCCCTGCAGTAAGTACAGGAGTATTACTCCAATGGTCCAAAAACACAACTCTAAACAACAATGTTATAGAAGTGGAAAACGGAACAGGAGTCACCGCAAACAAATATACAGAACTTTACATAATAAACAACAACATTACAACGACAGATGACTATGCAGTTGCACTATATGGAGTGGTAGATGCATCAGTTACTGAGAATACCCTCATTGCAAGAAGCCTAAAGGGTGATGCTGCAGTAAACGATGATGATGGAACAGGCAATATCATCCAGGACAATCAGCCTGCAGAACCTGTCAAGGAATACTCACTTCAGATAGACACTACAGAATTTACACAAGGTACAAATGCAACAATCACGGCAAGCATATACTACGGTGAGGATATAGCAACAGACATCAACAAAGGAAAAATATCATTCAAGGTAAACGGCAAAACATTAAAAGACGCTAACGGCAAGGTAATCTATGCCAAAGTGGTAAACGGTACAGCAATAATAGAAAACTACCAAATACCGGATACATGGACCAATAAAACAGTAATACAGGCAATATACTCAGGATCAAATCAATTGGAAAAAATGACAAGTGAAAAAACAAACATAACAGTAACATCAAAAGAATTAACATTAACTACTAGTGACGTCACTGCAACAGCCGGTTCAACAGTTACACTCACGGCAACTCTAAGCGACAATACGATTAATATTGGTAAAGTAGTCTTCAAAGTTAACGGTAAATCAATCAAAGATGCTAACGGTAAGGTAATATATGCTAAAGTAGCCAATGGTCAAGTAAGTGTAGAATACACATTACCTGAAGATATGAAGGCTAAAGATTACAATATTACTGCAGTATTCCTATCACCAGATTATGAACGCATAGAAGATACTAAGACATTGACTGTCAATTAG
- a CDS encoding DUF2207 domain-containing protein encodes MNAKKLIIILLILMMLSIPITFAKNGDYTVPSVVKDITVEKDGSTVITEKIVYEIEGSVNGVFRDIPLKDNQSVINISVKTPGYYNKLDIERNDSNVKMKVWLYNDEAKTQKTNNEKVEVTYKYTITKGLKIYNDIAELQYMTWGNDWNTNVDHMESNIHIPCTKDDVEYWNNPETYVTSSEWTSTDTLTTKLDNISSKTSFEQRLLMPKDYFENATNAQIININAKDLIEQNQREYKQQNDFNATVSTIYKIFIGLLCLIPFGVYLKYGREPKIDYDAEYEYDVPSDESPVQVNAIMVGDVGEVDIDAIPATILDLIDRKYYRIVLNDQTSTIIRRTDKDASDLREYEKSIIAYLSKYEENGDISIGEFGKKSNRSDFRSFMFKWLKDAKEEVASESVIEKYFDNSGNRIFRILALAFMLFIPLSLIFVLLRVIPIRVSPFYIYSLLLLFVMAIIIIILPNTLGGRWTREGKEKHEKWKNFKKYIKDYSLIEERPPASVQVWGRYLVYAAALGCADEVTRNMKQYLNSHDVSEDYFSQSSAVSFAYYNGFAHVESSVNTFARTDSDSGISGIGSAGSGGFGGGGGGTF; translated from the coding sequence ATGAATGCCAAGAAGCTGATAATAATATTATTAATTCTTATGATGCTATCCATACCAATAACCTTTGCCAAAAATGGGGATTATACTGTTCCATCAGTGGTTAAGGATATAACGGTAGAAAAGGATGGATCAACGGTTATCACAGAAAAAATAGTTTATGAGATTGAAGGAAGTGTTAATGGAGTATTCAGGGATATTCCATTAAAGGATAATCAGTCAGTCATTAACATTTCCGTTAAAACACCCGGTTATTATAACAAGCTGGATATAGAAAGGAATGATTCCAATGTGAAAATGAAGGTATGGCTCTACAATGATGAGGCCAAAACCCAGAAGACAAACAATGAGAAGGTAGAGGTAACCTATAAGTATACGATAACTAAAGGTTTAAAGATATATAATGATATTGCCGAACTGCAGTACATGACATGGGGAAATGACTGGAATACAAATGTAGACCATATGGAATCCAATATTCACATACCATGCACCAAGGATGATGTTGAATACTGGAACAACCCGGAAACCTATGTCACCTCAAGTGAGTGGACAAGCACTGATACATTAACGACAAAACTGGATAATATTTCTTCAAAGACTTCATTCGAGCAGAGACTGCTAATGCCAAAGGACTACTTTGAAAATGCGACAAATGCTCAGATAATAAATATTAATGCAAAGGATTTAATAGAACAGAATCAGAGGGAGTACAAGCAGCAAAACGATTTTAACGCTACTGTATCAACGATATACAAGATATTTATTGGACTGCTTTGTCTTATACCATTTGGGGTATATTTGAAATATGGCCGGGAACCCAAAATTGATTATGATGCCGAGTATGAATATGATGTTCCATCGGATGAATCACCGGTACAGGTCAATGCCATAATGGTCGGTGATGTTGGTGAGGTGGATATCGACGCGATACCTGCGACAATACTGGACTTAATAGATAGAAAGTATTACAGGATAGTATTGAATGACCAGACAAGTACGATTATAAGACGAACAGATAAGGATGCATCAGATTTAAGGGAATATGAAAAATCAATAATAGCGTACCTGTCAAAGTATGAAGAAAACGGTGACATATCAATCGGGGAGTTTGGAAAAAAATCAAATAGGTCTGATTTCAGGTCGTTCATGTTCAAGTGGCTTAAAGATGCAAAAGAGGAGGTAGCTTCAGAGTCTGTTATTGAAAAATATTTCGATAATAGTGGAAATAGGATTTTTAGGATATTGGCTCTAGCATTCATGTTATTTATTCCACTATCCCTGATATTTGTATTGCTGAGGGTAATACCAATTCGTGTCAGCCCATTTTACATATACTCCTTATTACTATTGTTTGTAATGGCAATAATAATAATTATTCTACCAAACACTCTTGGTGGAAGATGGACAAGAGAAGGAAAAGAAAAACATGAAAAATGGAAGAATTTCAAGAAATACATTAAGGATTACAGTCTAATCGAGGAAAGACCACCTGCATCGGTACAGGTGTGGGGAAGATATCTTGTATATGCGGCGGCACTTGGATGTGCAGATGAAGTAACCAGGAACATGAAACAATACCTGAACTCACATGACGTATCAGAGGACTACTTCAGCCAATCAAGTGCAGTATCATTTGCATATTACAACGGATTTGCACATGTCGAAAGTTCAGTAAACACATTTGCACGTACAGATTCCGACTCCGGCATTTCAGGAATAGGAAGTGCTGGAAGTGGAGGATTCGGTGGTGGAGGAGGTGGAACCTTCTAA
- a CDS encoding ATP-binding protein, giving the protein MVIEEILVNIINLNDNVDVIDVIVKIKDEHILVSVKDSGIEYNPIIKQDNLKFDNISVLNKIADNIDYSRVLGLNSTVIVSRHSIMKILPFYFKIKNLKKK; this is encoded by the coding sequence ATGGTAATTGAGGAAATACTGGTAAATATAATAAACTTAAATGATAACGTGGATGTGATTGATGTAATAGTAAAAATAAAAGATGAACATATACTCGTATCAGTCAAAGACTCCGGTATAGAATATAATCCAATAATTAAACAAGATAACTTAAAATTTGATAACATTAGTGTATTAAATAAAATAGCAGATAATATAGATTATTCAAGGGTTCTGGGATTGAATAGTACTGTTATTGTATCAAGGCATTCGATAATGAAAATATTGCCGTTTTATTTTAAAATAAAAAATTTAAAGAAAAAATAG
- a CDS encoding cyclophilin-like fold protein: MKYHYILFIVLLSMLFSTSTYADNTTDSVKLITDEAEYDVELEDNPTTKAFLDLLPLEVDIDDLNSNEKFVSLNTTLTSKPEKVNQINSGDLMLYGDDCIVVFYESFNTSYEYTRIGHVKNFKKPENDKVKVKFVKK; the protein is encoded by the coding sequence ATGAAATATCATTACATTTTATTTATAGTATTGCTTTCAATGCTTTTTTCCACTTCAACCTATGCGGACAATACCACAGATAGCGTTAAACTGATAACAGATGAGGCGGAATATGATGTTGAACTGGAGGATAATCCAACGACAAAGGCATTTCTGGATTTGCTGCCACTTGAAGTGGACATTGATGACTTGAATTCAAATGAGAAATTCGTTAGCCTGAATACTACCTTAACGTCAAAACCTGAAAAGGTTAATCAGATTAACAGTGGTGATTTGATGCTATACGGTGATGATTGCATCGTGGTTTTTTATGAATCATTTAACACATCATATGAGTATACGCGTATCGGGCATGTGAAGAATTTCAAAAAGCCGGAAAATGACAAAGTGAAGGTGAAGTTTGTTAAAAAATAG
- a CDS encoding metallophosphoesterase encodes MTKIVHMSDIHVGFAEFREDILLKAINQINKLHPDAVVISGDITDHGYYREFVKVKEYIDLIDSPTIVIPGNHDARNIGDEVFEEIIGSRDSTLELKESNIKIIGLDSSVPDLGHGKIGRLQRKFLETEIRDAKERDMFIIITVHHHIIPVPNTGRERNVLSDAGDILLLLLENNINLVLSGHKHVPHVWKMNNTLFVTAGTVSSMKLRGNTHPSFNVLDINDDNVKITLYNYDGTIHELTPP; translated from the coding sequence ATGACAAAAATTGTACACATGTCCGATATACACGTGGGTTTTGCAGAATTCAGGGAAGATATTCTATTAAAGGCTATCAATCAAATAAATAAATTACATCCGGATGCAGTGGTAATATCCGGGGATATAACAGATCATGGTTATTACAGGGAATTTGTCAAGGTAAAGGAATACATAGATTTGATAGATTCACCGACAATAGTTATACCGGGAAATCATGATGCAAGAAACATAGGTGATGAGGTATTCGAGGAAATTATAGGTAGTCGTGACAGTACACTGGAATTAAAGGAGTCCAACATAAAAATAATAGGACTGGACAGCAGCGTACCCGATCTTGGTCATGGTAAGATTGGTAGATTACAGAGAAAATTCCTGGAAACGGAAATAAGGGATGCCAAGGAAAGAGACATGTTTATCATCATCACGGTACATCATCATATCATTCCCGTGCCTAACACAGGTAGGGAAAGAAACGTCTTAAGTGATGCTGGTGACATTCTCCTGTTGCTGCTTGAAAATAACATTAACTTGGTATTAAGTGGTCATAAACACGTACCTCACGTATGGAAAATGAACAATACCCTATTTGTAACTGCAGGTACGGTCTCCTCAATGAAATTACGTGGAAATACCCATCCGTCATTCAATGTCTTGGATATAAATGATGATAATGTAAAAATTACTTTATACAACTATGATGGGACAATCCATGAGTTAACACCTCCATAA
- a CDS encoding DEAD/DEAH box helicase gives MKDWFENFSRQYFEHDYKYHYNFNHNKKLRPYKDILSVEIKDNMLSGSIRHEKYDFNRINIKFKEFTDDEKEKLCKIVDDSPVNVHKVINKTLPEELLDSGIKILPESLDELDVECSYDNENDNLIDTLSLLKEFNRRLEKNNFLIFKIRGLDLTRKITYPVKTFPDILELKFKKTTDDVSLIDLYDVNVILLKNVEYPTKGLEFIYSDLFELLKNEINSYPNKFNPHTAYIDYNGDIETSFKSQKEENENFTGNCFFENNIKIRINDEYEFVGFKQVSDEEKLFIFLNELKQADIEDMDEHVLFLKEVLDLTYTLVNHDAVMPEVFKTENSCQIRWIPSFYSGNVINYCEKYYEDCPKDMVTFNKKRLSKDNQVIVLISLIMKGLIRYTIRKNQIGHFENIGDNIFKLFTGEKLSLKTHSHDSTIQRIQKQLSAFCLNELEYSYAMFIDDNLDIEIKIKEDDNYKSINEATTDQLENIRKIYDLFTYFKIENTIYEKIMINNKDFIIFSENIIKLLPYVNVELHNPFKIIHNNMDLVLDIDLDKEDFRLDKIIDHYIWKIRLDDVEITLDRFDEITDDMNGLIKIDDEIHIVDGIAFRQLKGHTWLLRHVDKSNEILHYAILEEFHDMKVKLSDNFRKLIKTSGLYEVPQTLKANLRPYQRIGYSWLIQNIKSGFGSILADDMGLGKTVQVLATILYFKEENPMEATSSLIIVPPTLLSNWQQEIERFTPELSYHIYHGPNRSFPSEIRDIILTSYSIIRQDLEMFINESWFICVIDEAQNIKNPGSKQTQAIKTLPAFNKIAVTGTPIENRLTDYWSIFDFVNRGYLSTLEDFKTRYVTPIEKIDDEKALNDLKTIAKPFVLRRLKSDNEIRKELPEKFVNDIYCNLTKKQIKLYNNLLNGLFETITNKKGIERKGNILKLITCLKQTCNHPGQYLKSDNVKINESGKMELLTEMLENILDVDEKVLIFTQYVEMGKIIQKLISEKLKTDVLFLHGSQTRKEKNNIINTFQEEEEYKIMVATLKTGGTGLNLTAAQNVIHYDLWWNPAIENQATDRVHRIGQKNDVMVYRFITKGTLEENIDKIIKNKTDLAEKTISTDETFITELSDEELKEILRLRL, from the coding sequence ATGAAGGATTGGTTTGAAAATTTTTCCAGACAATACTTTGAACATGACTATAAGTACCACTACAACTTTAACCATAACAAAAAGCTTCGTCCATATAAGGATATACTTTCCGTTGAGATTAAAGACAACATGTTAAGTGGGTCAATACGTCATGAAAAGTATGATTTTAACCGTATTAATATCAAATTCAAGGAATTTACCGATGATGAAAAGGAAAAATTATGTAAAATTGTTGATGACAGTCCCGTTAACGTCCATAAGGTTATCAACAAGACTTTACCTGAAGAACTCTTAGATTCTGGAATTAAGATTTTACCCGAATCACTGGATGAATTGGATGTTGAATGTTCATATGACAATGAAAATGATAACCTAATCGACACATTATCCCTTCTTAAGGAATTTAATCGCAGACTGGAGAAGAATAACTTTTTAATATTTAAAATCAGGGGATTGGATTTAACCAGAAAAATAACATATCCCGTTAAAACATTCCCTGATATTTTAGAGCTTAAATTTAAAAAAACAACGGATGATGTTTCTTTAATTGATTTATATGATGTAAACGTCATTTTACTTAAAAATGTTGAATATCCAACCAAGGGCTTAGAGTTCATCTACAGTGACTTGTTTGAATTACTAAAAAATGAAATCAATTCATATCCAAATAAATTCAATCCCCACACAGCATACATTGATTATAACGGGGATATTGAAACTTCATTCAAATCACAAAAGGAAGAAAATGAGAATTTCACGGGCAACTGCTTCTTCGAAAATAATATAAAAATCCGGATTAATGATGAATATGAATTTGTTGGCTTTAAACAAGTCAGTGATGAAGAAAAACTGTTTATCTTCTTAAATGAATTAAAGCAGGCAGATATTGAAGACATGGATGAACACGTGTTATTTCTAAAGGAAGTATTGGACTTGACATATACGCTGGTTAATCATGATGCAGTGATGCCCGAAGTTTTTAAAACAGAAAACTCTTGTCAAATTCGCTGGATTCCATCATTCTATAGCGGCAATGTAATTAACTACTGTGAAAAATACTATGAGGATTGTCCGAAAGACATGGTTACATTCAACAAAAAAAGACTTTCAAAAGATAATCAGGTCATAGTACTAATCAGTCTGATAATGAAGGGATTAATACGGTACACAATCAGGAAAAATCAGATAGGACACTTTGAAAATATCGGCGATAATATTTTCAAGTTATTTACAGGAGAAAAGTTAAGCCTGAAAACACACAGTCACGATAGTACAATTCAAAGAATTCAAAAACAGCTTTCAGCTTTCTGTTTGAATGAATTGGAATATAGTTATGCAATGTTTATAGATGACAACCTTGATATTGAAATAAAAATAAAAGAGGATGATAATTATAAAAGTATTAATGAGGCCACTACAGATCAACTAGAGAATATCAGGAAAATATATGATCTATTCACATACTTTAAAATCGAAAATACCATATATGAGAAAATCATGATAAACAATAAAGACTTTATCATATTTAGCGAAAATATAATAAAACTTCTTCCATACGTTAATGTTGAACTGCATAACCCATTTAAAATCATACACAACAATATGGACTTGGTATTGGATATTGATTTGGACAAAGAAGATTTCCGATTGGATAAAATAATTGACCATTACATCTGGAAGATAAGATTAGATGATGTGGAAATTACACTTGACAGATTTGATGAAATAACAGATGACATGAACGGACTTATTAAGATAGATGATGAAATCCACATTGTTGATGGAATCGCATTTCGTCAACTGAAAGGACACACATGGCTACTAAGACATGTGGATAAAAGCAATGAGATACTGCACTATGCAATCCTTGAAGAATTCCATGATATGAAAGTCAAACTAAGCGATAACTTCAGAAAACTTATTAAAACATCCGGACTCTATGAAGTGCCACAAACTCTAAAGGCAAATCTACGACCATATCAGAGGATAGGCTATTCATGGCTAATACAGAACATTAAAAGCGGTTTTGGAAGCATCCTTGCAGATGACATGGGTCTGGGTAAGACAGTACAGGTACTTGCCACCATATTATATTTCAAAGAGGAAAATCCGATGGAAGCCACTTCCTCATTAATTATCGTACCGCCAACACTATTGTCAAACTGGCAACAGGAAATAGAGAGATTCACCCCGGAACTATCATATCACATCTACCATGGACCCAATAGAAGCTTCCCATCCGAAATACGGGACATTATACTAACATCATATAGCATTATACGACAGGATTTGGAAATGTTTATAAACGAGTCATGGTTTATCTGCGTGATAGATGAAGCTCAAAACATTAAAAATCCAGGCTCAAAGCAGACACAGGCAATCAAAACATTACCCGCATTCAATAAGATAGCGGTAACAGGTACGCCCATAGAAAACAGATTGACGGACTATTGGTCAATATTTGATTTTGTAAACAGGGGATATTTATCCACCTTGGAAGACTTCAAAACAAGATATGTTACACCGATAGAAAAGATAGATGATGAAAAAGCATTAAACGATCTTAAAACTATAGCAAAGCCATTTGTATTAAGAAGACTTAAAAGTGATAATGAAATAAGAAAAGAACTGCCGGAGAAATTTGTCAACGACATCTACTGTAATCTAACAAAAAAACAGATAAAACTATACAATAACCTATTGAATGGACTGTTTGAAACCATAACCAACAAAAAGGGCATTGAAAGAAAGGGAAATATCCTGAAACTGATAACCTGCCTGAAACAAACCTGCAATCATCCCGGACAATACCTTAAGTCAGACAATGTAAAAATCAATGAATCGGGAAAAATGGAGTTACTTACCGAAATGCTGGAAAATATACTGGACGTGGATGAAAAAGTGCTGATATTCACCCAATATGTTGAAATGGGTAAAATAATACAGAAACTGATATCCGAGAAGCTTAAAACAGATGTGCTGTTTTTACATGGCTCACAGACACGAAAGGAAAAAAATAATATCATCAACACATTCCAGGAAGAAGAGGAATATAAGATTATGGTGGCAACACTGAAAACTGGTGGAACAGGACTGAACCTGACGGCGGCACAAAATGTCATCCACTATGACTTATGGTGGAATCCCGCCATAGAAAATCAGGCAACCGATCGTGTACATCGAATCGGTCAGAAAAATGATGTAATGGTTTATCGATTCATTACAAAAGGAACTCTTGAAGAAAACATTGACAAGATAATAAAAAACAAGACGGACCTTGCAGAAAAAACTATCAGCACAGATGAAACATTCATAACAGAACTGTCAGACGAAGAACTGAAGGAGATACTGAGGTTAAGATTATAA